The following nucleotide sequence is from Salvelinus sp. IW2-2015 unplaced genomic scaffold, ASM291031v2 Un_scaffold7030, whole genome shotgun sequence.
ACCCATGCAACTACTTCCTCCTTTTCATGGTAGAGACCTGACGGCCCAGTTTTGAATACTTGCCCCAGCCCTGCATGAATTATGTAGGAATCAGAGAGTATCAAGACAGAGACGGAGGTCTATGGAGGGAGCCCCTAACCTGACCTGCAGACACAGCCCTCTCAACCCCAACCCAACTAATTACACTTTAACCACACACTGCTCCACTTTGATGGTAAATAATACAATTCAGCAGCTCCTAACAATTAGCAGAATTTTAATTATTCAGCGGTGAATTTGGCTTCAAGGGAGGCTACCAGCTAGATCCTTTGTAACGTTTTTGTTAAGATACCAGTTATTTGTCTGTTTCAGTTCCTATTctgttttttccttcttaatcctTTTTAATCACCTTGAATATGATTCATTGGCAGATATTGATGGAGCCGTTTGTTTAGATACAAAGACTTAGTCAAAGATACATTTGAATGCGATGGTGACATCTGCCAGGGAGAACATGGCTTGCATGGTTTACTAAAACTATAAATTATTTCTAATTTATCTCCAGCTATTGTGGGAGGAAAGGGCAGCCTTTTATCTCATCAGATTCTATTAATTTAGCCTACTTTTATAGATTTTGGGCAAGAAAGAAAATATGATCAAATACTTTCATGACTTAAAGAAATctcattttaaaatggaatatatttataaaatgttACTGCTATAAGAAATGCATAAATTCTCTGGTCGATATATTAAAGTTGGGGAAACCTCCAATGCTACAACGTAAAAAACAACAGGGCATCTGAGCATCAACACTCAGGCCTACCTGGTCGTGGTATTGggtggagctgctgctgctgaccCCTCCCCCTCTGCATGGTGCAGGTAGGGCAGTGGGCCTCTCTAGGGGGCAGCTGGGCTCAGGAAAGGGCAGAGTGGGTGGAGGTGGGTGCTGAGGcacatggtgatggtggtggtggaagTGGTGGGCGTGGCTGTGCTGCTGGGAGCCCGGCTGCTGGGAGGGCTGGGCCTGCAGGCAGCTGGAATGGCCCAGGGTCATGTGACCAGGGGAGGGCCCTCCGCAGGGGGAGTGCTGCGGGCAGCAGGAGGGTAACCTGGGCATGGCCGTGCTCCCACTCTCTCCTGCCACGCCGGACGATCCTCTTCTGCTCTCATCTGATAGAAAGATGGAAAACACATTTAAGCTTCAATCATTATTCATAGATGACCCACAGGGAAGATTACTAAACTTATAAAAGGCACACAAGGTTGACATCACTCTTTCTGGAGAGTCTATGGTCTGTCTTACCCTCTGTGCCTGCGGTACCCCTTGGCCCCTGTGCCAGCGTGCTGTCTGGGGCTGGGMCTTGACCAGGGCAGCTGGTGGAGGGGCCCGGAGCATCGTGGGGCTCTGAGGTAGAGGTAtgatgagaggaggatgaagaggaggagctgACAGTCTGAGGGTGAATGCTGTCAGAGGTGGATGGCACGACAGAGAGATCTGAGGTAGGGAAAAGAGACCGGTAAACAGATTTAATAGGTGGGAATTCATTACATAGCACACATAtccatatgtttgtgtgtgtgtgtgtgtgtgtgtgtgtgtgtgtgtgtgtgtagcagggtttccgttaggaaaatgtggcgccggacatttgaccggcagcattttaatttactggaCATCTGAGacatttaccggacccatatgcattgggtgcataacctATTAGGGCATCCACCCAcagtga
It contains:
- the LOC112079148 gene encoding E3 ubiquitin-protein ligase Arkadia-like, whose amino-acid sequence is MYWGPSCSQNRPQEPRSRHRLSTVIQPLRQSAGEVVDLTVDEDDLSVVPSTSDSIHPQTVSSSSSSSSHHTSTSEPHDAPGPSTSCPGQXPAPDSTLAQGPRGTAGTEDESRRGSSGVAGESGSTAMPRLPSCCPQHSPCGGPSPGHMTLGHSSCLQAQPSQQPGSQQHSHAHHFHHHHHHVPQHPPPPTLPFPEPSCPLERPTALPAPCRGGGVSSSSSTQYHDQVGLSVDAQMPCCFLRCSIG